In Aspergillus luchuensis IFO 4308 DNA, chromosome 1, nearly complete sequence, the following are encoded in one genomic region:
- a CDS encoding uncharacterized protein (COG:S;~EggNog:ENOG410PY88;~antiSMASH:Cluster_1.14): MPLPIASTASLFEDALQSNEAIEVPIGGVDFVSFTSGQTIRTLGTRRLNGNSALVLVSTKGAILANVPLPPCSMEEHNANLTQLWKKSTAFLNLFNKNAGLFLGPDEKRYAMVYGPSARPKPFPQYDAIIDSILTNSLGVIVKPKIVSYAYEEGGHYQPDSGSVFIDGRGGIPKVYVEDKDQKWFD; the protein is encoded by the coding sequence ATGCCTCTTCCAATCGCCTCCACCGCATCCCTCTTCGAGGATGCCCTGCAGTCCAACGAGGCAATTGAAGTCCCCATTGGCGGAGTCGACTTTGTCTCCTTCACAAGTGGACAAACCATAAGAACACTTGGTACCAGGAGGTTGAATGGCAATTCGGCTCTTGTGCTCGTTTCCACCAAAGGTGCTATTTTAGCTAACGTTCCTCTGCCACCTTGCAGCATGGAAGAACATAATGCTAATCTAACGCAACTGTGGAAGAAATCGACCGCCTTTCTGAATCTCTTCAACAAAAATGCAGGGCTCTTTTTGGGCCCGGATGAGAAAAGGTATGCAATGGTTTATGGACCCTCTGCGAGACCTAAACCCTTCCCGCAATATGATGCGATCATTGATTCCATTCTTACGAATTCGTTGGGAGTTATTGTGAAGCCTAAGATTGTCTCATATGCGTATGAGGAGGGCGGCCACTATCAGCCTGATAGTGGTTCTGTCTTTAttgatggaagaggtggaatcCCCAAGGTGTATGTGGAGGACAAGGATCAGAAATGGTTCGACTAG
- a CDS encoding alpha/beta hydrolase (COG:S;~EggNog:ENOG410PN0P;~InterPro:IPR000073,IPR029058;~PFAM:PF12697;~antiSMASH:Cluster_1.14), giving the protein MTTTYPPTNIPAIVLVSGAWHQPSSYTSFTTALRNLGHEVHVPCLPSINGARPPNAGLEEDSVFIRTCVENLVSAGREVLVLLHSYGGQVGTNALSNGLGVTTRRAQGLTGGIVQLVYIAAFALTEGVSMVEVVISHGHGPLMDVAFDFAEDRTCISRDPKNLLVGPSKKSDEETDAYIASLQRWNGKGFDGKLQHVAWRPEEGGIPQIGYIYSTQDMTVPYDYQKEFVQMMREAGCQVRTWELETGHCALFTKCEEVVEIVHGLAIGK; this is encoded by the coding sequence ATGACTACCACCTACCCCCCAACTAACATCCCGGCCATCGTCCTCGTCTCTGGCGCCTGGCACCAACCATCATCTTACACCTCTTTCACCACCGCGCTTCGCAACCTCGGACATGAAGTCCACGTGCCTTGCCTTCCCTCTATTAATGGCGCCCGTCCCCCAAATGCTGGTCTAGAAGAAGATAGTGTATTCATCCGCACCTGCGTGGAGAACCTCGTCTCTGCCGGCCGCGAGGTTCTGGTTCTGCTTCACTCTTACGGCGGCCAGGTCGGAACAAATGCCCTATCCAACGGCCTCGGGGTCACAACCCGTCGCGCGCAGGGCCTCACTGGCGGCATTGTTCAATTAGTCTACATCGCCGCTTTTGCGCTCACAGAAGGGGTCTCCATGGTTGAGGTCGTCATCTCTCACGGCCACGGTCCCTTGATGGACGTGGCCTTTGACTTTGCCGAGGACCGAACCTGCATCTCCCGAGACCCCAAGAACCTCCTGGTCGGTCCATCCAAAAAGTCAGACGAGGAGACTGACGCCTATATTGCGTCCTTGCAGCGGTGGAACGGGAAGGGCTTTGACGGCAAGCTCCAGCATGTCGCCTGGCGACCGGAGGAAGGGGGTATTCCTCAGATCGGATACATCTATTCAACCCAGGATATGACTGTGCCCTATGATTACCAGAAGGAGTTTGTGCAGATGATGCGGGAAGCTGGATGTCAGGTTCGTACGTGGGAGTTAGAGACTGGACACTGTGCACTGTTTACCAAGTGTGAGGAGGTCGTGGAAATTGTTCATGGATTAGCCATTGGAAAATGA
- a CDS encoding uncharacterized protein (COG:S;~EggNog:ENOG410PXH0;~TransMembrane:7 (o18-41i53-82o102-120i132-156o176-199i211-231o251-273i);~antiSMASH:Cluster_1.14), producing MAFQAATGLSEHSHHLNVIFVAVTGLMTLLSTCLVALRFISRSLTLSIKLDDWFCLLALIFSYGLLCTTALVTTVGHAGIHITQYKDPLVLERYFQITLADMVIYNVSVGLTKISILLFYRRIFSINKAFLFCNWVVTGLSAGACIAAVSGLIFSTNPVDAQWKFWEPSTTIHNKSFWIAMGAVNILLDVIILILPQPVVWRLKQTRRCRILLSLVFSVGGFVCVTSIVRLVYMATIDVSDLTYTFTVPGIWTTVETNMSIICACLPMIPSLVQHIREPRSTKRTSTGWSGITRLRPFHSWKSGFGALGSVRYHAVGFRHELYNDIEAASPKRANNYWGDVAQVHAYAKLQGY from the exons ATGGCATTCCAGGCAGCAACTGGTCTTTCTGAACATTCCCACCATCTCAATGTTATCTTCGTCGCGGTGACGGGGTTGATGACCTTACTATCGACATGCTTGGTAGCTCTCCGGTTTATCTCACGCTCCCTCACACTCTCCATAAAATTGGATGATTGGTTCTGTCTTCTTGCTCTGATTTTTTCCTATGGGCTCCTATGCACCACTGCTCTCGTCACAACCGTGGGGCATGCGGGCATCCACATCACTCAGTACAAGGACCCCCTTGTGCTAGAAAGATACTTCCAG ATTACATTAGCCGATATGGTGATCTACAACGTCAGTGTTGGATTGAccaaaatatctatattactcTTCTATCGGCGAATTTTCTCCATCAACAAGGCTTTCCTATTTTGCAATTGGGTGGTCACCGGCCTCTCCGCAGGGGCCTGTATAGCCGCAGTCTCCGggctcatcttctccacgaACCCTGTAGATGCACAGTGGAAATTCTGGGAGCCCAGCACGACAATCCACAACAAGAGCTTCTGGATTGCTATGGGTGCAGTCAACATCCTTCTTGATGTAATTATTCTGATCCTGCCACAACCGGTAGTCTGGCGATTGAAGCAGACACGCCGGTGTCGAATTCTGCTTTCTCTGGTCTTCAGTGTAGGTGGATT CGTCTGCGTGACCAGTATTGTACGGCTTGTTTATATGGCCACGATTGATGTATCCGATTTGACAT ACACTTTCACTGTCCCCGGTATTTGGACCACAGTCGAAACAAACATGAGCATCATTTGTGCTTGCCTCCCAATGATCCCAAGCTTGGTCCAGCATATCCGTGAACCTCGATCGACTAAGCGGACGAGCACAGGCTGGAGTGGCATTACACGCCTCCGCCCTTTTCACAGTTGGAAGTCTGGCTTTGGTGCTCTTGGCTCCGTTCGATACCACGCTGTCGGTTTCAGACATGAACTCTACAATGACATCGAAGCGGCGAGCCCCAAGAGGGCCAACAATTATTGGGGTGATGTGGCCCAAGTCCATGCATATGCAAAATTGCAGGGGTATTAA
- a CDS encoding uncharacterized protein (COG:T;~EggNog:ENOG410PM0V;~InterPro:IPR019819,IPR019826,IPR002018,IPR029058;~MEROPS:MER0033188;~PFAM:PF00135;~SECRETED:SignalP(1-20);~antiSMASH:Cluster_1.14): MHWESYLILFLGACAAGVNGKPQVDLGYARYRGIRLPAGVDEYLGMRYAATPLGQRRFRAPADPISTSYIQDAFEFGPTCIGVGEEISQSVGEDCLFINVFAPSNATALSKLPVWVHIQGGGYASNSNANFNGTDVIQHSGYGLVFVNFNYRVGALGFLASEEIRREGDLNVGLLDQRKALTWIKQYIDKFGGDPDHIVVHGDSAGAGSVAHHMTAYGGGEEGIFTGAVLESPFWPTLRKVAEMEFQYTRFVDDVGCSNSSSALACLQSADLTIIQKANVPSPFPNAPSDPLPLWYFLPVIDGEMVQDQLYRLFDQGKTLKIPVLVGDDTNEGSIFAYNATDSSDMSRFLQANYPGLSPTNMSTIMAAYPRMRPVADHGAYFPSASAAYGDATFTCPGNSIAASMADRVWNYRYNVRAPELIDEGLGVPHIFEISAIFGVGFAGDSETTSYNGINANVVATVMDYWISFVKVLDPNPLRRGHTPRWEPWMPDLAQRLKIQTNSTAMEPIPGQQANRCSMWRGLAPEMEI, from the exons ATGCACTGGGAATCCTATCTGATCCTTTTCCTGGGAGCCTGCGCCGCCGGCGTGAATGGGAAGCCCCAGGTCGACCTGGGTTATGCTCGCTACCGGGGTATTCGGCTGCCTGCTGGGGTAGATGAATACCTTGGTATGAGATACGCCGCGACTCCTTTGGGTCAACGGAGGTTCCGAGCACCGGCTGATCCAATCAGCACATCATATATTCAGGATGCATTTGAG TTTGGACCAACCTGCATcggtgttggagaagaaataaGCCAAAGTGTTGGGGAAGACTGTCTGTTTATCAACGTGTTCGCCCCATCCAACGCAACCGCCCTCTCCAAATTGCCAGTGTGGGTGCATATTCAAGGCGGCGGCTATGCATCCAACTCCAATGCCAACTTCAATGGAACGGACGTGATCCAGCACTCGGGATATGGCCTCGTCTTTGTTAACTTTAATTACCGTGTTGGGGCCCTGGGGTTCCTAGCCAGCGAGGAGATTCGGCGGGAGGGAGACCTAAATGTGGGTTTGCTGGACCAGCGGAAGGCTCTCACATGGATTAAGCAGTATATTGACAAG TTTGGAGGAGATCCAGACCATATTGTTGTCCATGGTGATTCCGCCGGTGCGGGCTCAGTGGCTCATCATATGACTGCGTatggaggtggggaggaggggatctTCACAGGTGCAGTACTAGAGTCTCCATTCTGGCCCACATTGCGCAAAGTTGCAGAAATGGAGTTCCAGTACACGCggtttgtggatgatgttggctGCTCTAATTCATCATCTGCGTTGGCTTGTCTTCAGTCTGCGGACCTCACTATAATACAAAAGGCTAACGTGCCGAGCCCATTTCCTAATGCTCCATCTGATCCATTGCCATTGTGGTACTTCCTGCCGGTCATTGATGGTGAGATGGTGCAAGATCAGTTGTATCGGCTCTTTGACCAGGGCAAAACCTTGAAAATCCCAGTACTGGTGGGCGACGATACAAACGAGGGATCTATCTTTGCATACAATGCCACAGACTCGTCAGATATGTCTCGGTTTCTCCAGGCTAATTACCCGGGGCTGTCTCCTACCAACATGTCCACCATCATGGCTGCATATCCCCGTATGCGTCCCGTAGCAGACCATGGAGCCTATTTCCCGTCCGCATCCGCCGCCTATGGCGACGCCACTTTTACGTGCCCCGGAAACTCCATTGCAGCGTCAATGGCCGATCGGGTTTGGAACTACCGATACAACGTTCGAGCCCCAGAGTTGATCGATGAAGGCCTGGGCGTGCCACATATATTCGAGATTAGCGCTATTTTTGGTGTCGGCTTTGCTGGTGATAGTGAGACCACAAGCTACAACGGGATCAATGCCAACGTCGTCGCTACCGTAATGGACTATTGGATCAGCTTCGTGAAGGTGCTGGATCCAAATCCCCTCAGACGTGGCCACACACCACGCTGGGAACCGTGGATGCCCGACCTGGCACAGCGGCTCAAGATACAGACAAATAGTACCGCGATGGAGCCAATTCCAGGGCAGCAGGCAAATCGATGTTCTATGTGGAGAGGACTAGcgccggagatggagatcTGA